The genomic segment AGCCTTGAGTAGGTTTTTTGCAACTTCAATTTTAGCTTGTTGTTCGCCCTCTGCTTTGCCTTCAATTTTTCCCATCTCCTCACCAATTTTGATGCCCTCTTCTCTACCTTCTTTCCTACCTTCGTGTCTGCCTTTTTCAATCGAGTTTTTGAGCGAGGACAATCACGAATACGCTTGTTCGTAGGCTATAAATTCTTTTTCTGACCAGTTGAACCTGTTCATATGCTTTTTTAACTACTTCCTATCCAATTCCGTTTCACTAGTTTCATCTGCATATTTAAAGAACATTTTTCAACTATATTTTCTAATTGATCTTCCTTTGTTTTGGGAAATTTTGGCAATTCAATAAACGTAAAATAAAAGTCTTTTAAATCGTGCGCATTAAATAGTGTCGCGGAAACATCTGCTATAGCAATAAAATTTAAGATCTTGAGCCTATCTTGTTTAGCAGCGTAGGCACGTTTCTCGAAACCTTTAGTTTTAGCAACTTGCATTTCGACGATCCCATTTTCATCTCTGCAGAACGATACTTTGTTTTTTAGAGGCAATTCATGATAGTTTCTTTTATTTCGTCTTTGCCACCAAGATATCATTGAGAAAATTTATTTTTTTCTGTACCGAAGATGCGCCGAAATGCTATATCGTTCTTCGGATCGAGAAACTTAGATAGCGAATAAATCTATAAGACGTTAATAATTATACACAATTCTTAAGAACATTTTTGTGTTTGGAGCAGATAGAAAGGTTACAGGTTCATAAATATTCAAGAAATTTACTAAGTGGTGAAAAAGGCAAAAGGAGCCCTGGTCAGTATTTATTTCCAGTATTGGCGTTTTTTTAGTCTTAAACGCTGCAATTTAGCGACTTTTAAACTGCAACAGACCTTAGTTTAAATTTAAAAAATTTACTAAGCAGAAAAAAAGGCAAAAGATATCCCATGCTAGTTTGTCTTAACTCCATAATCCTGCAAATTGGCGTACTATACTGTCTTAAACGACTTATAAGCGCGTTTCGGCTTGAAAACCTAGAAATCTAGGTGAAATTTACAAAGACGTAAGGTGCACATAGTGCAAAAACTTAAAAATAAGACGCCAACTACGTTATACTCTTGTCATTAATCTGCACAGATGAAGATAACTGAATACCTTCAATTCTATGATAAGAGGGCGGAAGAGGTTTGTCAAGTAATCTTTTTGTTTTTGATGATGGCTGGGTTGTTTTTACATTACAAGTTCGTGGGCTAAGCCATATATCTCAGGTGTAACATTTAGTATAGGTGCTATTTTATTTATAATATTCTTGACTACAGGTGCAGCAGCAGCTCCTCCGGTGTGATGCATTCCCTGGGGCTCATCAATAATAATCAGCACTATATACCTTGGGTCCAGCGTAGTTAGCACTCCTATAAATGATGCTATGTTTGCATCTTTGCTATATTTACCATTTACAACTTTTTCCGCTGATCCAGTTTTACCTCCTATTGAATATGCTTTTATGCTTGCTTTTCTTCCTGTTCCATCTGTCACTGCTGCACGTAATAATTTTCTTATTTCTCTAGAAGTACTTCTTGAAATAATTTGCTCTCCTATACTTTTCTTGTTTAGCATTAAAGTTGCATTGTGAAATATCCCATTGTTTATTAATGCAGCTGCAGTTTGTGCAAGATGTATTGGAGTTACAGCTATTCCATACCCATAAGATGCCGTTACTAGAGTACTTTCGCTCCATTTATCTGGGATTATTGGTGTGGATTTTTCTGGTATTTCTATTTTTAAAGGAGAAAATAGCTTCATGGCTTTGAAGTATTCTACTTGCTTTTCAATGCCTAGTTTGGTTGCAATTTTTGCTGCCCCAATGTTGGATGATTTCACGAATATATCTCGTACAGTAACTTCTGGAATTTTGAATTTGTAGAGATCATAAATTTTGTATTTTCCAATAGTGATTGGTGTCGATACATCATATAAGTCACTAGTTTTTACAATATTTGCATCAAGCGCTGCAGCTACTGTAAAAAATTTCAGTACTGATCCCATTTCATACACTCCAAGGCTAGCTCGGTTAAACTTTTGTACATCTTCTGCCTTGTTTTGTAGATTGGGATTAAAATCAGGCAGGCTGACCATCGAAATAATTTCGCTATTTTTCACATTTAAAACAATTCCTACTCCACCAAGTGCTTGATGTCTACTTACAGCTTTAATTAATTCTTCATGTACTATGCTTTGCACTCGTGCATCTAGGGATAGTTGGACATACTTGTCAGGTGTTATTCCAGCGTCATGACGCTGGAGACCAGCTTTGTTTATGTACGCCTCAATTCCAGCGATACCATTACCATCTATGTCGGTATAACCAAGTGCATGCGCAAACAAATTACTGTGTGGGTATATACGTTTCGTGTCGTCGTAAAAATTTACTCCTGGTACACCGGAGCTTTTTATTGTTAGCAACTCTTTTGGAGTTAAATGTCGTTTTATCCAAGCAAATTTTTTTTTCGAAGTGAGTACTTTATATAAATTTTCATATTCAAGGTCGTTTAGAGTAGAGCACAGTTGCGCCGCTATACTCTCTGGATTCTTTACTCTGGTTGAATCTATGTACAATGATGTGGTAGGAACATTTGTTGCTATTACCACTCCATTTCTATCCAAAATATCAGGTTGTTTGTACGCTCTATTGCTCTTTTTTAAATTCTCTGTGGCGCTAAACTGATCAAGTGCTAAAGAAAATATGCGAAAAATAATTATTATATAGAATATAAATAATGGTACTATAAAACACAGCGAGCGGAGCTTATTTTTAAGCAATGCTTGCATATTTACTTGATTTGAAAAAAATGGAAATCATCTTAGCTGAACCACGCGGTTTTTGTGCAGGAGTCAAAAGAGCTGTAGACATATTAGCTATTACTTTAGAAAAATACAAAAACAAGCGCCAAGTTTATGTGCTGCACGAAATCGTCCACAATAAGTATATAGTAGAGGATTTTAAGAAGCAAGGAGTGGTTTTTGTAAACAGCATCGAAGATATTAAGGATAATGGGGGAGTGTTAATCTTCAGTGCACACGGAGTATCGAAAAATATAGAGGAGGAAGCAAAAAGAAGGGGTATTCACGTGATTAATGCAACATGTCCCTTAGTCAGTAAAGTGCATAAGGAAGCAAAAAGGTATGAGGATAATGGTAGGGAATTGATTCTAATTGGGCATGAAAATCACCCAGAAGTTAAGGGAATTAGGGGAAGAGTAAACAGCCCTATTGCTTTAGTACAAACCGTAGGGGATGTACGTAATTTAAAAGTTAAAGATCCAGATAATTTATCTTATGTGACACAAACCACTTTAAGTATCGATGACACCCGCGAAATTATTGCCGCCCTGAAGCTCAGATTTCCAAGCATTACAGGCCCTAACTTAAAAGATATATGCTATGCAACACAAAATAGGCAGAATGCTGTCAAAAAATTAGCTGAAATCGTAGACGTAGTATTGATTGTAGGAAGTAAAAATAGCTCGAATTCAAACCGCTTGTTAGATCTGTGCACCGTTAGAGGAAAAAGAGCCTACTTGATTGATAACTATAGCTGTGTGAACAAAAGTTGGTTACAAGGCGTAGAAAAGGTAGGAATCACTGCAGGTGCCTCCGCTCCTGACATATTGGTTAATGAACTAATAGACTACCTAAAAGCAAATGCGAATGTGAAAGTTTCAGTGATGCCGGGTGGTATTGCTGAAAACGTTCGGTTTAAAATACCAAGTTTAGTTTGAAATACGACTTACTAAAAGGTTATATGGAAAAGCATATCCCCTCTAAATTATCATGTAGCTAGCTGAAATTTAGCTTATGAGAGCTACAAAAAGATTACTTGACAAACCTCGCCGTTCTCCTTATTATACCAGTGAAGCTATTTATTTATCTTCAGTCTGTGCAGATAAAAACGACAAAAAAACTTAGTATATCTGGCGTGTCATTGTTTAATTTTTCGCACTATGTGCACCTTATGTCTTTATAAAATTTTTAGGTNNNNNNNNNNNNNNNNNNNNNNNNNNNNNNNNNNNNNNNNNNNNNNNNNNNNNNNNNNNNNNNNNNNNNNNNNNNNNNNNNNNNNNNNNNNNNNNNNNNNGCTGTTTTTAAATTCAACTAACCTACGCTGCAATTGTTTAAAAAGTTTACCAAACAGAAAAAAAAGCAAAGAAAACCCGAGTTAGCTAACCATTTACTATCTCTGTCGAGTATTGACGTTTTTTGATGTCTTGGAACGCTTTATAAGCGCGTTCAGCTTATTTAGGTAAAAACCTTAGAAGTTTTTTAAAGACATACAGCACCTATGTACTGCAAAAAATTAAACATAAGACGCCGATACATTAAGTAATCCTTACCTTTTAATCTGCAGATTGGCGAAAGCAAATATAATAGCTTCACCCCTATGATAAGTAGAACGGCGAGGTTTGTCAAGTGATTTTTTCATTTTTAATGATGGCTGGAGTTGTCTAAAATCATAAGTTCGTGGGCTAGGCCGTAAAGTTTGCATTTGAGGTAAAACTGTCTACAAAATACCTTGATATAAATATTTTTATATATTAAATTAAGTGCTTACCTTAAGATACAAGTGAGTGTATACTAAAAATTCTATACTGTAGGTTCTTTAATAAGTATATGTCTAGAATATCGTTTCTATTGATCTTTATATTAGCAGTAGCAAGCTTGCCAATAATAAATAGTTGGCTTTCAAATCGTAGCCAACCGCTAACCGATGATTATATAGGTGAGAAGTTAGATGATTATATCAGTAGAAATTTTGATAAGATTATAAAAACTTTCCGGGAGGAGTCGATTAAAAGCAGTCACGCTGCACGGGATAATGCAACTAAAGGTAAAATTTTACAGTATAACAATGAAATATTCGACCTCGCTTATCCTCACTTAGGAAATGAAAACAGCAATATCATAGCTGTGGGGTTTTTTGACTATTCTTGTGGATACTGCAGAGCCATAAAGGACGATATAAAACAGTTAATCAACGACGGAAAAATTAAGTATATTTTTAGGGATGCTCCAATACTTGGTAACAACTCTTTAAAGGCAGCAAAAAGCGCCTTAGCTGTTTACTTTGTCGATAAAGGAAAATACTTTGATTTTCATTACGCTGCTTTAGACCACAAAGGAGAATTTTCGGATGAAAATATACTAGGTATAGTGAAAAGCATAGGAATCAATGAAAACGACTTCCATAGCTCTATGCAAAACAATGCAGATAAAATTGAACGAATGATAGACGACAGCAAACTTTTAGTAAGGGAACTTGGAGTAGGTGGTACACCTTTTCTAATAATTGGGGATAGTCTGTTTGTAGGAGCAACTGATTTGGATGTATTACGCAAAAAAGTAGATGAATTAAGCCATAAACAAGGCTAGCTTCAATTTACCATAAAATTTTATTTTTTTACTTGACAGCACAAGCGAACCCAAGTATAGCCCTTCTCATAAAAGTAGAAACAGGATAGAATAGGGGCTTAGGGTAATGAAAAGGTAAAAGTGCCAGCAGCATATAGCTATGACTTAAGGAAAAAAGTCATCCAGGCGTTGGATGAAGGAGAGAGTAAAACAGCAGTAGCAAAGAGATTCAAAATTGGTAGAGTAACATTGTATAAATGGGAGAAAAGGCGCAAAGAAACAGGAGATTTTCAATCGAAGAAACTGGGGAATAGGGGCTATAATCATAAAATTACCGACTGGAATGCGTTTGCAGAATTTGTGAAAAAACATGGCGATAAAACACAGTCAGAGGTGGCTAAACTATGGGGCAATATAAGTCGTCAAACAATTCATAGAGCTCTGAAAAAAATTGGATTTACACGCAAAAAAAGACTTATGGGTACAAAGAAAGGAACGAAGAAAAACGAGCTGAATTTTTAAAAGTTATATCTGCAAAATCTCCTGAAAAGCTGGTATATATTGATGAATCTGGTATAGACAATACAGAGGACTACCCATACGGGTATTGCAGAAAGGGAGAGAGGTTTCATGCATTAAAATCAGGTAAAAAAACGCAGCGAGTTAGCATGATTGCAGCTTTAAACAAGGGAAAAATCGTTGCACCTATGACCTTTGAAGGCTATTGTGATACAGAGATTTTTAATGGCTGGTTCGAGCAATTTCTGGCACCAATTTTACAGCCTGGACAAACGGTGATTTTGGACAATGCAACTTTTCATAAGTCTAAAAAGATTGTCGAATTTGCCAAAAGTGTTGGTGCAGAAATTATGTATCTCCCTCCCTATTCTCCTGATTTTAATGATATTGAACACTATTGGTTTGCTATCAAAAACAGAGTCAGAAGGAACATACCTCTGTTTAAATCTTTTCGCCATGCTGTCGATTCTGCTTTTCTTCATTTGTTTCCACTATTATGAGAAGGGCTATAATTAAAAAAGCATATGAACAGATTCAACTGGTCAGAAAAAGAATTTATAGCCTACGAACAAGCGTATTCGTGATTGTCCTCGCCCAAAAACTCGATGATGCTACTGCTAAAGGTAAAGAAGAAGGTAGAGAAGAAGGCATCCTTATCGGTCACGGAAAAGGTAGAGAAGAAGGCATCAAAATTGGCGAGGAGAAGGGCGAAAAACAAGCTAGAATAGCAGTTGCAACAAAAGACTTGCTGCAAAATAGTGTAAAAGATGGTAAAGTAAGAAAAAGAGGGATGAGAAGTGAGGGAAAATGAGTCTAAATTACCATAAAGTAAATAAACACCCAAGAAATTTTCGAGATATAACGGGATTGAAAATAGAAGAATTCGAAAAAATTGTTAAAAAAGTAAGGCCAGAGTGGGAAAAGCTTGAAAAACAGAAAAAGCGCCACGGAAGAACTGCTAAATTACCAACGCTGGAAGATAAAATGCTGTGCGTAATTTTGTATTATCGGACCTACATAACCCACAGATTTTTGGGCTGCCTTTTCAATTTACATAATGCAAATATTTGCCGACTTTTGAAGAAAATAGAGCCGCTACTGGCCAAAAAAATTACCATAAAAAAGGACAGAACCCTAACTCCAGAGAGGATTTTGAAGGTACTGGCAGATGTTACAGAACAGCAGATACAGCAGCCAAAAGAAAGCAAAAAACGTAAGAGATCTTACTCAGGAAAGAAAAAAATGACGACTATGAAAACAGAAATTGTGATCGAAGAAAGTGGGCAAATTCTATCGGTTTCAAGATCTTACCGTGGGAAAATTCACGATTTTCGGATAAGAAAACAGGAGAAATTGCTGCCTACGGACAGTATAAAGCATGCTGATTCTGGCTATCAGGGATGGCAAAAGTTGCAAAGTAATGTTGTGATACCATACAAAAAATACCGAAAAAAGCTACTAACTGAGGAGCAAAAGGAGCACAACCGAGAGTTGGCATCATTTAGAATGAGGGTCGAAAATAAGATACGAGAATTGAAAATATTCAAGATTTTGTCGTACGTTTACCGCAACTTTCAGAAAAAATATAACATGAGATTTAACATAATAGCTGGTCTCGTGAATTTGAGGCATGGGTTTTAGCCAACTGCTTTTTTAACCTAATTTATCCTGAAATTAGTACGTACCACTTCGCAGCAGGTCTATTCTAATGCTGTCATCCAGAAGAAAAGGATGGCAGTGCTCCTATGGTAGTACTGGCTTCCTGTAATTTCATCAAAAAGTTATGTTTTAGCAGCTTATGCTCACCAAATCAGTTCACAATTCTGGATGCCAGTGTCTGGCCTCCAGGTAGGCTCAAATTGCAATAGTTGTGTGTCTGGGCACTGATCATAAGGAGCGCTGCTGTTATTTCAGCCGCAGCGGGATCTCAGTCATAAATATTTAAGAAATTTACTAAATGGTGAAAAAGGCAAAAGGGAGCCTGGTCAGTATTTATTTTCAGTATTGGCGTTTTTTAGTCTTAAACGCTGCAATTTAGCTGCATTTTTAATGCAACTAGCCTTAACTTTAATGTTTAACAAATTTACCAGGCAGAAAAAAAAGGCAAAGAAAACCCGTGGTAGCTAGTTATTACACTCTCAATTTTAAAATTTGACGTTGGGTGCTGTCTTAAACGATTTGTAAGCCCGTTTCAGCTTATATAGACAATCGAGGTAAAATTTATAAAGACATGCAGTGCACATAGTGCGAAAAATTAAACAATAGTACGCCAAATACAAGTTATCTTGTCATTTTAATCTGCACAGATTGCGAAGTTAAATAAATAGCTTCACTGATATGATAAGGAGAACGGCGAGGTTTGTCAAGTAGTTTTTTGTTTCTATGTCAGTGTGATGTGCTGGAATGATTAGGGTGCTTGCCCATTCCCTCTACGGTCTTAGGAGACACTTCAGTATTAAAAGACAATGGTTTAATAGCGTCTTCTATTGCTTTAGCTTGTTTATAGTCTGGACTTAAGAAGTATACAGCCAGCCCAATTTATGATTAGCTATGGCTAAAAATCTACCTATCAATCTCACCAAAAACTATATCGAGTGAGCCGATAATTGCTGCAATATCAGCGAGCATGTGCCCTTTTGCCATAAAATCTAAGGCTTGTAAATGTGCAAAGCCAGGTGCTCTTATTCGGCATCTATAGGGTCTATTAGTACCATCTGAAACTATATACACTCCAAACTCACCCTTTGGCGCCTCAACAGCTGCATAAGCCTCACCTTCTGGCACATGATATCCTTCCGAGTAAAGCTTAAAATGGTGAATGAGAGCCTCCATCGATTTTTTCATCTCTGCTCTTGGTGGTGGAGAAATTTTTCTATCTTCAGTTTTTACTGGTCCTTCAGGTATTTTCTTTATGCACTGCTTTACTAGACTAATGGATTGCCTAATCTCCGCCATTCTCACTAAATAACGATCGTAACAGTCACCATTTTGACCGATTGGTATATCAAAATCTAGTTGATCGTATACCTCATATGGTTGGCTTTTTCGTAAATCCCAAGCGAGCCCAGCAGCGCGCAACATTGGGCCACTAAAGCCCCAATCAAGAGCCTGCTTGATTGATATTTCACTAATTCCCACAGTGCGTTGCTTCCATATTCTGTTCTCCGTTAAAAGCTCATCAACATCGTCTATATACTTTGGAAATTGCTCTATAAACTTTGCAATATCCTCAATCAAACCTTCTGGAACATCTGCTGCAACTCCACCTGGCCTAATGTAAGCTGCGTGAAATCTTGCGCCTGACGCTCTTTCGTAAAATTCTAGTATTTTTTCCCTTTCTTCAAAAAGCCACAAAAGAGGAGTCATTGCCCCAACGTCAAGTGCTTGAGAGGAAACATTGAGCAAATGATTTAGTATTCTTGTGAGTTCACAAAATAAAACACGCAAATATTTTGCCCTGATCGGCACTTTACATTGCAGTAATTTCTCCACACACAGCGAATACGCATGCTCTTGTGACATTGGCGATACGTAGTCAAGGCGGTCAAAATAAGGTAGAGCTTGAAGATACGTTTTATGTTCTATTAACTTTTCGGTACCACGGTGCAAAAGCCCAATATGAGGATCAGCCCTTTCAATCACTTCACCATCCATCTCCAAAACAAGACGCAACACCCCATGCGCAGCTGGATGCTGAGGCCCAAAATTTAACATCATTGTCTTTAGATCTGGCATATCTGATAGTTTAAGATATTAGAATTATATAGACTAAAGTGCACTGGAAGTCAATTAAAAAGCCTCAGTCATATAATTGACATTGATTACAAAATTATGTAACAGGTGTAGTGATTAGTCAATTCTTTCCATCCAAGCGTTGACTTGCCTTAATGTCTCAATAGAAGGCAAGTCTTGTGTGCTGAGCGGTAGGCGGACAGTTCGGTGTTCTATAAGCCCGATATCGTGCAGAAGTGCTTTAGTAGGTATTGGGTTACTGGCAATGAATAGAGCTTTGCAGGCTTGTTGCCACACACTTACCTGAGGGTTTTTACCACTTAGGCACTGCTTAGCATATTCATGTACTACGTGTGGCCAAATATTGGAGGCAACGGAAACTAAGCCAGCTGCACCCTTAGCAGCCATATCGGATATCATATTATCATCTCCACAAAATACCTCAATATTTGGTGCAACTTTCTTATAATGAGCTAAAGTATCAACAGTTCCACTTGAGTCTTTGATAGCCCAAAATTTTTCGTGGCTGGATAAGTTGCATACAGTTTCAGCATGTAGACTTACTCCTGCTCTTGACGGAATATTATAAAGCATAGCTGGCACATGTGCTGTTTCAAGTAGCTTTTCAAACCACAAAGTCTGCCCCATGGTTCCAGGCTTTGCATAAATGGGAGTTGTCATTAAATAGCCATGAATAGGTATATCCTTGCAAAAATCAAGCCATTCAAGAGTCTGATATAAATTTACCCCCGGTACGCCAACTATAACCTTCGTGTCCAACTTTAACTTACAGACGAATTCAACTAATTCACGTTTTTCAGAATCAGTAAGAGATAAACCTTCACCCGTACTACCTAGCAACACCACACCATTTTTAGCTTCAACTTGCATTGTTAGTAAACGCTGCAAGCTTTGGTAATCTATACTATCTCCACTGTGATTAAAAGGAGTAACACAAGCAGTCCATAAAAATGTAGATGATAGCTTCAATTGAAATTGTTAAAATGGTATCTCATCGTCGATTAGCTCTTCTTTTACTTCGCTATCAAAACTTTCATACTGACTTTTTTGCTCTGGCTCGCTTTGTTTGTATTCGTTCGGCTTGTAATCAGAACTTGGTCGTGAATCCAAGAGAGTAAGAGTACCATTAAAATTCTGCAATACTACTTCTGTTACATACCTTTCACTGCCATTTTGGTCAGTCCATTTTCTCGTTCTTAAAGAGCCTTCAATGTAGACTTTACTGCCTTTTCGCGTAAACTCTTTGACAATTCTCACCAATCCTTCGCTAAAAATTACAATATTATGCCACTCTGTCTTTTCAGAGCGCACACCAGAGAACTTATCAGTCCAACTTTCAGATGTAGCTATTGGAAAACTTGCCATCTCTTTGCCATTTTGCATAGTTCTAATTTCAGGGTCTTTCCCTAAATTACCAACTAATATGACTTTGTTTACAGTACCACTGGACATAATTATGCTTTGAATAATTTTATATTATCTTATGTGAAGGTACTATTGTCAAACTAATTATGGCCTGGCTCACGAACTTGTGATGTAAAAACAACCCCAACCATCATCAAAAACAAAAAGATTACTTGACAAACCTCTCCCACTCCATTATTATGATAGTGAGATTTGTCTTTGATCTGCAGATTTCATGACCAAATTCAGTAAAAAAGTTAAGGTATCTTTTGGCGGATTATATCAAATTATTGGGGCTGCGTGTCTTTTA from the Candidatus Wolbachia massiliensis genome contains:
- a CDS encoding peptidoglycan D,D-transpeptidase FtsI family protein, with amino-acid sequence MQALLKNKLRSLCFIVPLFIFYIIIIFRIFSLALDQFSATENLKKSNRAYKQPDILDRNGVVIATNVPTTSLYIDSTRVKNPESIAAQLCSTLNDLEYENLYKVLTSKKKFAWIKRHLTPKELLTIKSSGVPGVNFYDDTKRIYPHSNLFAHALGYTDIDGNGIAGIEAYINKAGLQRHDAGITPDKYVQLSLDARVQSIVHEELIKAVSRHQALGGVGIVLNVKNSEIISMVSLPDFNPNLQNKAEDVQKFNRASLGVYEMGSVLKFFTVAAALDANIVKTSDLYDVSTPITIGKYKIYDLYKFKIPEVTVRDIFVKSSNIGAAKIATKLGIEKQVEYFKAMKLFSPLKIEIPEKSTPIIPDKWSESTLVTASYGYGIAVTPIHLAQTAAALINNGIFHNATLMLNKKSIGEQIISRSTSREIRKLLRAAVTDGTGRKASIKAYSIGGKTGSAEKVVNGKYSKDANIASFIGVLTTLDPRYIVLIIIDEPQGMHHTGGAAAAPVVKNIINKIAPILNVTPEIYGLAHELVM
- the ispH gene encoding 4-hydroxy-3-methylbut-2-enyl diphosphate reductase; translation: MEIILAEPRGFCAGVKRAVDILAITLEKYKNKRQVYVLHEIVHNKYIVEDFKKQGVVFVNSIEDIKDNGGVLIFSAHGVSKNIEEEAKRRGIHVINATCPLVSKVHKEAKRYEDNGRELILIGHENHPEVKGIRGRVNSPIALVQTVGDVRNLKVKDPDNLSYVTQTTLSIDDTREIIAALKLRFPSITGPNLKDICYATQNRQNAVKKLAEIVDVVLIVGSKNSSNSNRLLDLCTVRGKRAYLIDNYSCVNKSWLQGVEKVGITAGASAPDILVNELIDYLKANANVKVSVMPGGIAENVRFKIPSLV
- a CDS encoding DsbA family protein, with translation MSRISFLLIFILAVASLPIINSWLSNRSQPLTDDYIGEKLDDYISRNFDKIIKTFREESIKSSHAARDNATKGKILQYNNEIFDLAYPHLGNENSNIIAVGFFDYSCGYCRAIKDDIKQLINDGKIKYIFRDAPILGNNSLKAAKSALAVYFVDKGKYFDFHYAALDHKGEFSDENILGIVKSIGINENDFHSSMQNNADKIERMIDDSKLLVRELGVGGTPFLIIGDSLFVGATDLDVLRKKVDELSHKQG
- a CDS encoding IS630 family transposase (programmed frameshift), which produces MPAAYSYDLRKKVIQALDEGESKTAVAKRFKIGRVTLYKWEKRRKETGDFQSKKLGNRGYNHKITDWNAFAEFVKKHGDKTQSEVAKLWGNISRQTIHRALKKIGFTRKKKTYGYKERNEEKRAEFLKVISAKSPEKLVYIDESGIDNTEDYPYGYCRKGERFHALKSGKKTQRVSMIAALNKGKIVAPMTFEGYCDTEIFNGWFEQFLAPILQPGQTVILDNATFHKSKKIVEFAKSVGAEIMYLPPYSPDFNDIEHYWFAIKNRVRRNIPLFKSFRHAVDSAFLHLFPLL
- a CDS encoding transposase family protein, producing the protein MSLNYHKVNKHPRNFRDITGLKIEEFEKIVKKVRPEWEKLEKQKKRHGRTAKLPTLEDKMLCVILYYRTYITHRFLGCLFNLHNANICRLLKKIEPLLAKKITIKKDRTLTPERILKVLADVTEQQIQQPKESKKRKRSYSGKKKMTTMKTEIVIEESGQILSVSRSYRGKIHDFRIRKQEKLLPTDSIKHADSGYQGWQKLQSNVVIPYKKYRKKLLTEEQKEHNRELASFRMRVENKIRELKIFKILSYVYRNFQKKYNMRFNIIAGLVNLRHGF
- a CDS encoding NADH-quinone oxidoreductase subunit D translates to MPDLKTMMLNFGPQHPAAHGVLRLVLEMDGEVIERADPHIGLLHRGTEKLIEHKTYLQALPYFDRLDYVSPMSQEHAYSLCVEKLLQCKVPIRAKYLRVLFCELTRILNHLLNVSSQALDVGAMTPLLWLFEEREKILEFYERASGARFHAAYIRPGGVAADVPEGLIEDIAKFIEQFPKYIDDVDELLTENRIWKQRTVGISEISIKQALDWGFSGPMLRAAGLAWDLRKSQPYEVYDQLDFDIPIGQNGDCYDRYLVRMAEIRQSISLVKQCIKKIPEGPVKTEDRKISPPPRAEMKKSMEALIHHFKLYSEGYHVPEGEAYAAVEAPKGEFGVYIVSDGTNRPYRCRIRAPGFAHLQALDFMAKGHMLADIAAIIGSLDIVFGEIDR
- the ssb gene encoding single-stranded DNA-binding protein, with translation MSSGTVNKVILVGNLGKDPEIRTMQNGKEMASFPIATSESWTDKFSGVRSEKTEWHNIVIFSEGLVRIVKEFTRKGSKVYIEGSLRTRKWTDQNGSERYVTEVVLQNFNGTLTLLDSRPSSDYKPNEYKQSEPEQKSQYESFDSEVKEELIDDEIPF